The Dokdonella koreensis DS-123 genome has a segment encoding these proteins:
- a CDS encoding agmatine deiminase family protein, whose product MIVRSLCLLLACVALAVDAAPARRADPGYLATIPDEDTDPLPRGLAPRERATWQLPQWPLAPLAPPPGRVRAQAEYEPSHGLMIRWGAYNALHTSMVVPITTASPPSDVWIVVSGASQEQSARGVLAGGGADMDHVHFITTPSDSVWIRDYGPRFIDDDGRRAISDHTYNRPRPNDDVVPAAVATQWNEAIYALPLRHGGGNFHLFRNREAFMTRLIANENPAVSEQQIIDYYRDYQGLTLTLTDPFPQSYDTTQHIDMWLLPLADGKVLIGQYAAGEGGGVPKTVTDATAALMQERGYTVYRTPGWQSGSTHYTYANSVILNRVVLVCQFNGYPTQNAQAVATYTAALPDHEIVPVDCSSIIGLSGAIHCIVMHVPDLLFRSDYD is encoded by the coding sequence ATGATCGTCCGATCCTTGTGCCTGCTGCTGGCCTGCGTCGCACTCGCCGTCGACGCTGCACCGGCGCGGCGCGCCGACCCGGGCTATCTCGCGACGATCCCCGACGAAGACACCGATCCGCTGCCGCGCGGGCTCGCCCCGCGCGAGCGCGCCACCTGGCAGCTGCCGCAGTGGCCGCTGGCACCGTTGGCGCCGCCGCCGGGCCGGGTGCGCGCGCAGGCCGAGTACGAGCCCAGTCACGGCCTGATGATCCGCTGGGGCGCCTACAATGCCCTGCATACGTCGATGGTCGTGCCGATCACGACCGCCAGCCCGCCGTCCGACGTCTGGATCGTCGTCTCCGGCGCCAGCCAGGAGCAATCGGCCCGCGGCGTGCTGGCCGGCGGTGGCGCCGACATGGACCACGTGCATTTCATCACCACCCCGTCGGACAGCGTCTGGATCCGCGACTACGGTCCGCGCTTCATCGACGACGACGGCCGGCGCGCGATCTCCGACCACACCTACAACCGGCCCCGGCCGAACGACGACGTGGTACCGGCCGCCGTCGCCACGCAGTGGAACGAGGCGATCTACGCGCTGCCGCTGCGGCACGGTGGCGGCAACTTCCATCTGTTCCGCAACCGCGAGGCGTTCATGACGCGGCTGATCGCCAACGAGAATCCCGCCGTCAGCGAGCAGCAGATCATCGACTACTACCGGGACTACCAGGGCCTGACGCTGACCCTGACCGACCCGTTCCCGCAGAGCTACGACACCACCCAGCACATCGACATGTGGCTGCTGCCGCTGGCCGACGGCAAGGTGCTGATCGGCCAGTACGCGGCCGGCGAAGGCGGCGGCGTACCCAAGACGGTGACCGACGCCACCGCCGCGCTGATGCAGGAGCGCGGCTACACGGTCTACCGCACGCCGGGCTGGCAGTCCGGAAGCACGCACTACACCTACGCCAACTCGGTCATCCTGAACCGGGTGGTGCTGGTCTGCCAGTTCAACGGCTACCCGACGCAGAACGCCCAGGCCGTGGCCACCTACACGGCGGCGCTGCCCGACCATGAGATCGTCCCGGTGGATTGCAGCTCGATCATCGGCCTGTCGGGTGCGATCCACTGCATCGTCATGCACGTGCCGGACCTGCTGTTCCGCAGCGACTACGACTGA
- a CDS encoding phosphoglycerate kinase: MSIVRMSDLDLSGKRVLIRQDLNVPVENGRITSEQRIVASLPTLRLALERGAAVLVMSHLGRPKEGEWTAEDSLAPVAARLGELLGREVPLVRDWVDGVAVAPGDLVLLENCRMNVGEAKDDEALAKKYAALCDVFVMDAFGTAHRAQASTHGVIRQATVAAGGPLLMAELDALAKALEQPARPLLAIVAGSKVSTKLTLLENLLGKVDQLIVGGGIANTFIAAAGHPVGTSLVEPDLIETANRIVAAARARGTEIPLPVDVVVAPAFKADAPATVKPVDAIGADEMVLDIGPQTAAHYAQLIAAAGTVVWNGPVGVFEFDAFGKGTQAVAQAIAGSPAFSIAGGGDTLAAVEKYGIAERVSYISTGGGAFLEFLEGKTLPAVAALLDRGG, encoded by the coding sequence ATGTCCATCGTCCGCATGAGCGATCTCGATCTGTCCGGCAAGCGCGTGCTGATCCGCCAGGATCTGAACGTGCCGGTCGAGAACGGCCGCATCACCTCCGAGCAGCGCATCGTGGCCTCGCTGCCGACGCTGCGCCTGGCGCTGGAGCGCGGTGCGGCGGTGCTGGTGATGTCGCATCTGGGGCGCCCGAAGGAGGGCGAGTGGACAGCCGAGGACTCGCTGGCACCGGTCGCCGCGCGCCTGGGCGAGCTGCTCGGCCGCGAGGTGCCGCTGGTGCGCGACTGGGTCGACGGCGTCGCCGTCGCCCCGGGCGACCTGGTGCTGCTCGAGAACTGCCGCATGAACGTCGGCGAGGCCAAGGACGACGAGGCGCTGGCGAAGAAGTACGCCGCGCTGTGCGACGTGTTCGTGATGGATGCCTTCGGTACCGCCCACCGGGCGCAGGCCTCCACCCACGGCGTGATCCGCCAGGCGACGGTCGCCGCAGGCGGCCCGCTGCTGATGGCCGAACTCGATGCGCTGGCCAAGGCGCTGGAGCAGCCGGCGCGCCCGCTGCTGGCGATCGTCGCCGGCTCCAAGGTCTCCACCAAGCTGACCCTGCTGGAGAACCTGCTCGGCAAGGTCGACCAGCTGATCGTCGGCGGCGGCATCGCCAATACCTTCATCGCCGCGGCCGGCCATCCGGTCGGCACCTCGCTGGTGGAGCCGGACCTGATCGAGACCGCCAACCGCATCGTCGCCGCGGCGCGTGCGCGCGGCACCGAGATTCCGCTGCCGGTCGACGTCGTGGTGGCGCCGGCGTTCAAGGCCGATGCACCGGCGACGGTGAAGCCGGTCGACGCGATCGGTGCGGACGAGATGGTGCTCGACATCGGGCCGCAGACCGCCGCGCACTACGCGCAGCTGATCGCCGCCGCCGGTACGGTGGTCTGGAACGGCCCGGTCGGCGTGTTCGAGTTCGACGCGTTCGGCAAGGGCACGCAAGCGGTGGCGCAGGCGATCGCCGGTTCGCCGGCGTTCTCGATCGCCGGGGGCGGCGATACGCTGGCGGCGGTCGAGAAGTACGGCATCGCCGAGCGGGTTTCCTACATTTCCACCGGCGGCGGGGCGTTCCTCGAGTTCCTCGAAGGCAAGACGCTGCCGGCGGTCGCCGCGCTGCTCGACCGCGGTGGCTGA
- a CDS encoding HAD hydrolase-like protein gives MRPAVVLFDLDGTLVDSEPGIAACVAYALERLGVPLPSREALRDWIGPPLRQSFAGVLDADEARIEQTVAAYRERYVESGWRELTVYPGIAEVVAGLQAAGSRLAVVTTKIEDQARRIVAHLPFGAAFAAVYGAPPGTTSGDKTARIARAAAELGAAPADCAMIGDRHFDVAGARANRMTAIGAAWGFGTVEELRAAGADAIAHAPAELPALLTRSPSA, from the coding sequence CTGCGGCCGGCCGTGGTGCTGTTCGACCTGGACGGCACCCTGGTCGATTCGGAGCCGGGCATCGCCGCCTGCGTCGCCTATGCGCTGGAGCGCCTGGGCGTGCCGCTGCCGTCGCGCGAGGCCCTGCGCGACTGGATCGGTCCGCCGCTGCGGCAGAGCTTCGCCGGCGTGCTCGACGCCGACGAGGCGCGCATCGAGCAGACGGTGGCCGCCTACCGCGAGCGCTACGTCGAGAGCGGCTGGCGCGAGCTGACGGTCTACCCGGGCATCGCCGAGGTCGTGGCCGGCCTGCAGGCGGCCGGCAGCCGGCTGGCGGTGGTCACGACGAAGATCGAGGACCAGGCCCGCCGCATCGTCGCGCACCTGCCGTTCGGTGCGGCGTTCGCGGCCGTCTACGGCGCGCCGCCCGGGACCACCAGTGGCGACAAGACGGCGCGCATCGCCCGTGCGGCGGCGGAGCTGGGTGCTGCCCCGGCGGATTGCGCGATGATCGGCGATCGCCATTTCGACGTGGCCGGCGCCCGCGCCAACCGGATGACGGCGATCGGTGCGGCCTGGGGGTTCGGCACGGTCGAGGAACTGCGCGCGGCCGGCGCCGATGCGATCGCGCACGCGCCGGCCGAGCTGCCGGCCCTGCTGACGCGAAGCCCGTCCGCATGA
- a CDS encoding ArnT family glycosyltransferase produces the protein MSPGWRAWLADPLVPIALLLLPVVFVLAPLPVDETRYLAVAWEMRQSGEFLVPHLNGALYSQKPPLLFWLINAGWLLTGVEGWTGRLLALGYSLASLWLVRRIVLRLGESEAAACAAVWVMAGIAWFAVFATAIMFDVLLATCVLVALLGVLDLAEGRSGRGILVTGLGIGIGVLAKGPVVVLDIAFAGLTAPWWSDAVRRRPGRYFAGLGAAVLLGAAIGLAWALPAALRGGDAYAHAIFFKQTLGRVSESFAHRRPWWWYALILPPLLLPWPLVLRGRIAGLRAALARPAVRLGLLWTVPTVVAFSFVSGKQGHYLLPVLPGIAIALGVAIARGHLRIRVGLLAVAVVAAGLLFALLPWLAPSRAHLVWLGSVWPLWGILAVVLGGALWWARSRLEQPMTPAVVMLGLVLLLKLAIVQGTGSHYDPRAIASQIRAIQDSGRPLMHIGWHHGVYGFAGRLAAPVPFVLQADQLRAWAAAHPDGLVVGLEQRFRVGAPPVYRIPFRGGHAAIWNASDVAAGGIVPDDDGGEVALPDDED, from the coding sequence ATGAGCCCCGGCTGGCGCGCATGGCTGGCCGATCCGCTGGTTCCGATCGCGCTGCTGCTACTGCCGGTGGTGTTCGTGCTGGCGCCGCTGCCGGTCGACGAGACGCGCTACCTGGCGGTGGCCTGGGAGATGCGCCAGAGCGGCGAGTTCCTGGTCCCGCACCTCAACGGCGCGCTCTACTCGCAGAAGCCGCCGCTGCTGTTCTGGCTCATCAACGCGGGCTGGCTGCTGACCGGCGTGGAAGGCTGGACCGGGCGCCTGCTGGCGCTGGGGTATTCGCTGGCGAGCCTGTGGCTGGTGCGGCGCATCGTGCTGCGCCTGGGGGAATCGGAGGCGGCCGCGTGCGCCGCCGTCTGGGTCATGGCCGGCATCGCCTGGTTCGCGGTCTTCGCCACCGCGATCATGTTCGACGTGCTGCTGGCCACCTGTGTGCTGGTCGCGCTGCTCGGGGTGCTCGACCTCGCCGAGGGGCGCAGCGGACGCGGCATCCTGGTGACGGGGCTGGGCATCGGCATCGGCGTGCTCGCCAAGGGGCCGGTGGTGGTGCTCGACATCGCCTTCGCCGGCCTGACCGCGCCCTGGTGGAGCGACGCCGTGCGGCGCCGGCCCGGGCGCTACTTCGCGGGGCTGGGAGCGGCCGTCCTGCTCGGCGCGGCGATCGGCCTGGCCTGGGCCCTGCCGGCCGCCCTGCGCGGCGGGGACGCCTACGCCCACGCGATCTTCTTCAAGCAGACGCTGGGCCGGGTCAGCGAGAGCTTCGCCCACCGGCGGCCGTGGTGGTGGTATGCGCTGATCCTGCCGCCGTTGCTGCTGCCGTGGCCGCTGGTGCTGCGCGGGCGGATCGCCGGCCTGCGCGCGGCGCTGGCACGTCCGGCGGTGCGCCTGGGCCTGCTGTGGACGGTGCCGACGGTGGTCGCGTTCTCGTTCGTCAGCGGCAAGCAGGGGCATTACCTGCTGCCGGTCCTGCCCGGCATCGCGATCGCGCTCGGCGTGGCGATCGCGCGCGGCCATCTGCGCATTCGCGTCGGCCTGCTCGCGGTCGCCGTCGTGGCGGCCGGGCTGCTGTTCGCCCTGCTGCCGTGGTTGGCGCCGTCGCGCGCGCACCTGGTGTGGCTGGGATCGGTCTGGCCGCTGTGGGGCATCCTCGCCGTGGTCCTGGGCGGCGCGCTGTGGTGGGCGCGCTCGCGGCTGGAGCAGCCGATGACGCCGGCGGTGGTGATGCTCGGCCTGGTGCTGCTGCTGAAGCTGGCGATCGTGCAGGGAACCGGCAGCCACTACGACCCGCGTGCGATCGCGAGCCAGATCCGGGCGATCCAGGACAGCGGCCGGCCGCTGATGCACATCGGCTGGCACCACGGCGTCTACGGGTTCGCCGGCCGGCTGGCGGCGCCGGTGCCGTTCGTGCTGCAGGCCGACCAGCTCCGCGCCTGGGCTGCCGCGCATCCGGACGGGCTGGTGGTCGGCCTGGAGCAGCGGTTCCGCGTCGGCGCCCCGCCGGTGTACCGTATCCCCTTCCGGGGCGGCCATGCGGCCATCTGGAACGCGAGCGACGTCGCCGCGGGCGGCATCGTGCCGGACGACGACGGCGGGGAGGTCGCGCTTCCGGATGACGAGGATTGA